One genomic region from Nitrosopumilus sp. encodes:
- the rpl12p gene encoding 50S ribosomal protein P1 produces MEYVYAALLLHKLDKEVNEANLTSVVKASGAEVNEAQVKSLVAALADVNIDEAVKAAPVAVAAAAAPAADGAAADAPAKEEKKEEPKNEEAAMEGLSSLFG; encoded by the coding sequence ATGGAATATGTTTACGCTGCTTTACTTCTTCACAAACTAGACAAAGAAGTTAACGAGGCAAACCTCACATCAGTTGTCAAAGCATCTGGTGCTGAAGTTAACGAAGCCCAAGTTAAATCACTAGTTGCAGCCTTGGCAGATGTCAATATCGACGAGGCAGTTAAAGCCGCTCCAGTAGCAGTTGCAGCAGCCGCAGCACCAGCAGCAGATGGCGCAGCAGCAGATGCACCGGCAAAAGAGGAGAAGAAAGAAGAACCTAAAAACGAAGAAGCAGCCATGGAAGGATTG